The Halanaerobium praevalens DSM 2228 genome contains a region encoding:
- a CDS encoding TIGR03936 family radical SAM-associated protein: protein MNYRIKFAKLEDLMYISHLEVIKTLRRIIRRAELPAAFSQGYNPRIKLAIGPPLAVGLISKGEYFDLELETELDSQQIIRDLNAVSPQALKFLEAVKVPTDIRSLSSLLDTAIYTIKFDYSKAKTLAAEKKMLEEFMQQEEIMIIRHRRKKSDRELDLKTRIFSAEIKEKNHWQFAVVTGSRGNVRPEELNRALRTKYPEIKEFSPLQVIREGVFVKDGEAYLAPYAEKFIGS, encoded by the coding sequence ATGAATTATAGAATCAAATTTGCTAAATTAGAAGATTTAATGTATATTTCACATTTAGAAGTGATTAAAACTTTAAGAAGAATAATTAGGAGGGCAGAATTGCCAGCCGCTTTTTCGCAGGGTTATAATCCAAGAATCAAGCTTGCAATTGGACCACCTTTAGCTGTTGGTTTAATTAGTAAAGGAGAATATTTTGATCTTGAATTAGAAACTGAATTAGATAGTCAGCAAATAATTAGAGACTTAAATGCAGTTTCACCACAAGCACTTAAATTTTTAGAGGCAGTTAAAGTTCCAACTGATATTAGATCCTTATCTTCTTTATTAGATACTGCTATCTATACAATTAAATTTGATTATTCAAAAGCAAAAACTTTAGCTGCTGAGAAGAAAATGTTAGAAGAATTTATGCAGCAAGAAGAAATTATGATTATTAGACACCGTAGGAAAAAATCAGACAGAGAACTAGATTTAAAAACAAGAATATTTTCTGCAGAAATAAAAGAAAAGAATCACTGGCAATTTGCAGTTGTAACAGGAAGTAGGGGGAATGTTAGACCAGAAGAACTTAATCGTGCTTTAAGAACAAAATATCCAGAAATCAAGGAGTTTTCTCCTCTACAAGTTATCAGAGAGGGAGTATTTGTTAAAGATGGAGAAGCATATCTAGCTCCCTATGCAGAAAAGTTCATCGGGAGTTGA
- a CDS encoding TIGR03960 family B12-binding radical SAM protein, translating to MQYKEKIIDNLYKISNPERYTGNEWNSINKEWKKERLKVALAFPDVYEIGMSHLGLKILYHLINKEENMLAERVYAPWQDMEDLMQKEEIPLYTLESYHEIKDFDILGFTLQYEMSYTNILNMLNLSGMELFASEREESDPLIIAGGSTVFNSEPIAAFIDLFFVGEAESMIIKLLNEYQNLKKAGLNKFEILKKLSKMPGIYVPSLYSEEYGEQGEILALNSQAEVKEKVKKQVVQNLDQAFYPTDFLVPYRDTVHERVVLEISRGCTRSCRFCAAGMAYRPVRERSVERLIELAEKALKSTGYDEISLTSLSTVDYTDAKNLIKKMTEKFSDKMISVSLSSLRVDKFSVELAEEVNKVRKTGLTFAPEAGSQRLRDVINKNVSEEDIYSAAKAAFENGWSKIKLYFMIGLPTETMEDVKAIAEMAKKIKEIGQKVRKNTKKRMRKIQVSVSVSTFVPKVFTPFQWHKMDDRETIIKKHDYLRANIKGRSFSFSWNDPQLSRLEGVLARGDRRLAPVIVSAWKKGSRFEGWHECFEAEIWEEAFKENKINPEQYLRARASEEIFSWEKIDIGIPKSFLLKEYKNAEAEVLIDDCRFDDCHNCSVCGNFGVNLELVGDQANEL from the coding sequence TTGCAGTATAAAGAAAAAATAATTGATAATTTATATAAAATATCTAACCCAGAAAGATATACAGGTAATGAATGGAATTCAATTAATAAAGAATGGAAAAAAGAAAGATTAAAAGTGGCTTTAGCTTTTCCTGATGTTTATGAAATCGGGATGTCCCATTTAGGGCTTAAAATTTTATACCATTTAATTAATAAAGAAGAAAATATGCTGGCAGAAAGAGTTTATGCTCCCTGGCAGGATATGGAAGATTTAATGCAAAAAGAAGAGATTCCCCTTTACACTCTGGAATCTTATCACGAAATTAAAGATTTTGATATTTTAGGTTTTACCTTACAGTATGAAATGAGTTATACAAATATTTTAAATATGCTTAATTTAAGTGGGATGGAACTATTTGCTTCTGAGCGAGAGGAAAGTGACCCTCTAATAATTGCTGGTGGTTCAACTGTTTTTAATTCAGAACCGATAGCAGCTTTTATAGATTTATTTTTTGTAGGAGAAGCAGAATCAATGATTATTAAGCTTTTAAATGAGTATCAAAACTTAAAAAAAGCTGGCCTAAATAAATTTGAAATTTTGAAAAAATTGAGTAAAATGCCAGGTATTTATGTTCCTTCTTTATATAGTGAAGAGTATGGAGAGCAGGGAGAAATTTTAGCTTTAAATTCTCAAGCAGAGGTAAAAGAAAAGGTAAAAAAGCAGGTAGTCCAAAATTTAGATCAAGCTTTTTATCCAACTGATTTTCTAGTTCCTTATCGCGATACTGTTCATGAAAGAGTTGTTTTAGAAATTTCGCGAGGTTGTACTAGAAGCTGTAGATTTTGTGCAGCAGGAATGGCTTATCGACCAGTTCGCGAAAGAAGTGTAGAGCGTTTAATTGAATTAGCAGAAAAAGCCTTAAAATCAACAGGCTATGATGAAATTTCTTTAACCTCCTTGAGTACTGTTGATTACACAGATGCTAAAAACTTAATAAAAAAAATGACAGAAAAATTTAGTGATAAAATGATTAGTGTTTCTTTATCTTCTTTGAGAGTAGATAAATTTTCAGTAGAATTAGCAGAAGAAGTAAATAAAGTTCGTAAAACTGGTTTAACTTTTGCTCCAGAAGCAGGAAGTCAGCGTTTAAGAGATGTTATCAATAAAAATGTGAGTGAAGAAGATATTTATTCAGCTGCTAAAGCTGCCTTTGAAAATGGCTGGTCTAAAATTAAATTGTATTTTATGATTGGTTTACCAACTGAAACTATGGAAGATGTAAAAGCAATTGCTGAAATGGCCAAAAAAATTAAAGAAATTGGTCAAAAAGTTAGAAAAAACACTAAAAAACGGATGAGAAAAATCCAAGTTTCAGTAAGTGTTTCAACTTTTGTACCTAAAGTATTTACTCCTTTTCAATGGCATAAAATGGATGATCGAGAAACAATTATTAAAAAACATGATTATTTAAGAGCTAATATAAAAGGGAGAAGCTTTTCCTTTAGCTGGAATGATCCTCAACTTTCTCGCTTAGAAGGGGTTTTAGCTAGGGGAGATAGAAGATTAGCTCCAGTAATTGTTTCAGCTTGGAAAAAAGGAAGTCGATTTGAAGGTTGGCATGAGTGCTTTGAAGCTGAAATTTGGGAAGAAGCTTTTAAAGAAAATAAAATAAATCCAGAGCAATATTTGAGAGCAAGAGCTAGTGAAGAAATATTTTCTTGGGAAAAAATTGATATTGGAATCCCTAAATCCTTTTTATTAAAAGAATATAAAAATGCTGAGGCAGAAGTTTTAATTGATGATTGTAGATTTGATGATTGTCATAACTGCTCAGTTTGTGGTAATTTTGGAGTTAATTTAGAATTAGTAGGTGATCAAGCAAATGAATTATAG
- the rodA gene encoding rod shape-determining protein RodA, with amino-acid sequence MNWNKKFLRYLNFNVPLTVICLIIIGFISISSAVEINQVDSGALRFLQKQAVSVILGLLVILISQAFDYKIFKEYAAVIYIIMLVMLTGTLFIGQNISGGARWLSIGVFNLQTSELSKIMLILVLAAVIDNNSDDMGYLKGMFLPSVTALIPFLLVVLQNDLGTALVLFFIYLVMLFAGGGNFKYMALVFGGGFLVTVSVITAHVLWQTPLPFLKEYQLNRLIVFINPNIDPHGSGYNIIQSIIALGSGRTFGKGLFAGTQNQLNFLPEKHTDFIFSVIGEEFGFLGTMLVILLFLFLLWQFLKIAENARDHYGYLVVIGIMAMFWFHILENIGMTMGIMPITGVPLPFISYGGTFMLTSLIAIAIVINVNLRKNKLMF; translated from the coding sequence ATGAACTGGAATAAGAAATTTTTGCGGTATTTAAATTTTAATGTTCCTTTAACTGTAATTTGCTTAATTATTATTGGTTTTATTAGCATTAGTTCTGCAGTTGAAATAAATCAGGTAGATAGTGGAGCTTTAAGATTTTTGCAAAAGCAGGCAGTCTCAGTTATACTGGGCCTGCTGGTGATTTTAATTTCACAAGCTTTTGATTATAAAATTTTCAAAGAATATGCAGCTGTTATTTATATTATAATGTTAGTGATGTTAACAGGAACATTATTTATTGGTCAAAATATTTCTGGAGGAGCTCGCTGGTTAAGCATAGGTGTTTTTAATCTTCAAACTTCAGAATTATCAAAAATAATGTTGATTTTAGTCTTAGCAGCTGTGATTGATAATAATTCTGATGATATGGGTTATTTAAAAGGAATGTTTTTACCATCAGTAACTGCCCTAATTCCCTTTTTGCTTGTTGTTTTGCAAAATGATTTGGGTACAGCTTTAGTTTTATTTTTTATTTATTTAGTTATGCTTTTTGCTGGTGGAGGTAATTTTAAGTATATGGCTTTGGTTTTTGGTGGCGGTTTTTTAGTAACGGTATCTGTTATTACAGCACATGTGCTTTGGCAGACACCACTTCCATTTTTAAAAGAATATCAATTAAATAGGTTAATTGTTTTTATTAATCCTAATATTGATCCACATGGTAGTGGCTATAATATTATTCAATCTATAATCGCTTTAGGTTCAGGAAGAACTTTTGGCAAAGGCTTATTTGCGGGAACTCAAAATCAACTTAATTTTTTGCCAGAAAAACATACTGATTTTATTTTCTCTGTTATTGGAGAAGAATTTGGTTTTTTAGGTACAATGCTTGTAATTTTACTCTTTCTATTTTTATTATGGCAATTTTTAAAAATTGCTGAAAATGCCAGAGATCATTATGGCTATTTAGTAGTAATCGGAATTATGGCTATGTTTTGGTTCCATATTTTAGAGAATATAGGAATGACTATGGGAATTATGCCTATTACAGGTGTTCCCTTGCCTTTTATTAGTTATGGTGGAACTTTTATGTTGACTTCATTAATTGCAATTGCTATAGTAATTAATGTCAATTTAAGAAAAAATAAATTAATGTTTTAA
- the minE gene encoding cell division topological specificity factor MinE: MDILKWLGLKSDDKQSKNVAKERLQFVLVQDRVKLTPEEMDAMRDELIEVLSKYIDVDSQKIEMDVKREDDMTALVANFPLKGSK; this comes from the coding sequence ATCGATATATTAAAATGGCTTGGTTTAAAAAGTGATGATAAGCAAAGTAAAAATGTTGCAAAAGAAAGATTACAATTTGTACTTGTTCAGGATAGAGTTAAACTCACTCCAGAAGAAATGGATGCAATGAGGGATGAACTAATTGAAGTTTTAAGTAAATATATAGATGTTGATTCCCAAAAGATAGAGATGGATGTTAAAAGAGAAGATGATATGACTGCTCTTGTTGCCAATTTCCCCCTTAAGGGTTCTAAATAG
- the minD gene encoding septum site-determining protein MinD, producing the protein MAGKTIVITSGKGGVGKTTSSANIGTALAMQKKKVCLIDADIGLRNLDVVMGLENRIVYDIVDVVENNCRLEQAMIRDKRYDGLYLLPAAQTRDKTAVNPAQMEELITELKKEMDYIIVDSPAGIEQGFKNAIAGADKAIIVTTPEISAVRDADRIIGLLEAEGVRDPEVIINRIRADMVDRGDMMGIDDMIEILAINLIGIVPEDEGIVVSTNKGEPIVINDNAQAGKAYRNIARRIMGEDLPMMKLEKDNFITRFKKLVGLA; encoded by the coding sequence TTGGCAGGTAAAACAATTGTTATTACTTCAGGTAAAGGTGGGGTAGGAAAAACTACTTCCTCGGCTAATATTGGTACTGCCTTAGCAATGCAGAAAAAAAAGGTGTGTTTAATTGATGCTGATATTGGTTTGAGAAATTTGGATGTTGTAATGGGGCTTGAAAATAGAATTGTTTATGATATTGTGGATGTTGTAGAAAATAATTGTAGGTTAGAACAGGCAATGATTAGAGATAAGCGTTATGATGGATTATATTTACTACCAGCAGCTCAAACTAGAGATAAAACAGCAGTTAATCCTGCTCAAATGGAAGAATTAATCACAGAATTAAAAAAAGAGATGGATTATATAATTGTTGATTCACCTGCAGGAATTGAGCAAGGTTTTAAAAATGCAATTGCAGGTGCAGATAAAGCAATTATAGTAACAACTCCAGAAATTTCTGCTGTGCGTGATGCTGATCGAATTATTGGGCTTTTAGAAGCTGAAGGAGTAAGAGATCCAGAAGTGATTATTAATCGGATTAGAGCTGATATGGTTGATCGAGGAGATATGATGGGAATTGATGATATGATCGAAATACTTGCCATCAATTTAATCGGTATTGTACCAGAAGATGAAGGCATTGTTGTTTCCACAAATAAAGGTGAGCCGATTGTTATAAATGATAATGCTCAAGCAGGTAAAGCTTATCGAAATATTGCTCGGAGAATTATGGGTGAAGATTTACCAATGATGAAATTAGAAAAAGATAATTTTATAACTCGATTTAAAAAATTAGTAGGTTTAGCTTAA
- the minC gene encoding septum site-determining protein MinC, with amino-acid sequence MASVFSFQAVSDGIVMNFRKGSSFSNLKKAIKIHALEAADFFKGVNLYLNLSGLELTYTELAELMEIVKNYNQVNKIYFTAKNKVEKSKKQNPEAVIINRTLRSGQRLKHHSNVVIVGDVNPGAEVIAGGDIIVFGKIRGVVHAGAGGNDKAQIVARKLNPTQLRIASFIARSPDDDSSGLEAERACVNEGQIMVNKI; translated from the coding sequence ATGGCTTCTGTTTTTTCTTTTCAAGCAGTTTCTGATGGTATAGTTATGAATTTTAGAAAAGGGAGTAGTTTTAGTAACTTAAAAAAGGCTATTAAAATACATGCTCTTGAAGCAGCTGATTTTTTTAAAGGGGTTAATTTATATTTAAATTTAAGCGGTTTAGAATTAACTTATACAGAATTAGCAGAGTTAATGGAAATAGTAAAAAATTATAATCAGGTTAATAAAATATATTTTACCGCTAAAAATAAAGTAGAAAAAAGTAAAAAGCAAAATCCAGAAGCTGTAATCATCAATAGAACCTTACGTTCAGGTCAAAGATTAAAACATCATTCAAATGTGGTTATTGTTGGAGATGTAAATCCAGGTGCAGAAGTAATTGCAGGTGGAGATATTATAGTTTTTGGAAAGATTAGAGGAGTTGTTCACGCTGGGGCTGGTGGAAATGATAAGGCTCAAATTGTAGCTCGGAAATTAAATCCAACTCAACTTAGAATAGCCTCTTTTATTGCTAGATCACCAGATGATGATAGTTCAGGTCTAGAAGCAGAAAGAGCTTGTGTTAATGAAGGCCAAATTATGGTAAATAAAATTTAA
- the mrdA gene encoding penicillin-binding protein 2, with protein sequence MDRHKFLKIAIILVFLLLLVRAGYLQLISGDYYYQLSEGNRISVRPINAPRGKIYDRRGEIVVSNRLSYNLYLMQNEIPPESTAKTILSKLSELSSLSKSRLMNNYQNSESKNSVRPIILARHLTKEDMVIIAENKDLLPGLLVKEASMRDYIYPEELVHITGYIGEINRKELIAFNEAGYDYSGGDFVGKDGLEKEYEFYLKGNPGAEQIEINSRGKKIKTIGVKKPTPGNDLVLNIDFALQHNVEKILENNYSRLRKEAKEDEDRSAPTAISAVVMDINTGGIISAASLPDYNLNLFARGISNQDYQKLRSNPLRPMVNRNIMTTVPPGSIFKLVTGTAAMKELGVRANTSFYDSNGTFKIPNWSRPFKNWNPYGEGRLDFVRSIARSNNVVFYELGYELYKEYQGEKLAEYARKYGLGTKTNIDLPSEKAGLVPDDKWKRKNLDQGWYPGDSVNLAIGQGSLMTTPVQLVSLISAVAGEGIAYQPQLVKEIRNSEGEIIKEFKPVVNINLKSEIENRVFKTLKQGMHDVVNKNYGTASRHFRHFPVTIAGKTGTAQTGGANHGWFGAFAPYEDPQIAIVVFVENGGSSGYAIPVAREIMAYYFGLKNSKNQKNRVYYHSRENIY encoded by the coding sequence ATGGATAGACATAAGTTTTTAAAAATAGCTATTATTTTAGTTTTTTTGCTTCTTTTAGTAAGGGCAGGATATTTACAGTTGATTTCTGGTGATTATTATTATCAGCTTTCTGAGGGAAATAGAATTTCAGTTAGGCCAATAAATGCTCCTCGAGGTAAAATTTATGATCGCAGAGGTGAAATTGTTGTTTCTAATAGACTCAGCTATAACCTCTATCTAATGCAAAATGAAATTCCACCTGAAAGTACAGCTAAAACAATTTTATCTAAACTCTCAGAATTGAGTTCTTTGTCAAAATCACGTTTAATGAATAATTATCAGAATTCTGAATCCAAAAATTCAGTTAGACCAATAATTTTAGCGCGTCATCTAACTAAAGAAGATATGGTAATAATTGCAGAAAACAAGGATTTATTACCAGGTTTATTAGTTAAAGAAGCTTCAATGCGTGATTATATTTATCCTGAAGAATTAGTTCATATTACTGGCTATATTGGAGAAATTAATCGTAAAGAATTAATTGCATTTAATGAAGCTGGTTATGATTATAGTGGTGGTGATTTTGTTGGTAAAGATGGACTGGAAAAAGAATACGAATTTTACTTAAAAGGAAATCCTGGGGCTGAACAAATAGAAATTAACAGTCGAGGGAAAAAGATAAAAACGATTGGGGTCAAAAAACCAACTCCAGGCAATGATCTAGTATTAAATATTGATTTTGCCCTTCAGCATAATGTAGAAAAAATATTAGAAAATAATTATTCTAGATTAAGAAAAGAAGCAAAAGAAGATGAAGATCGATCTGCCCCAACAGCTATTTCAGCGGTTGTGATGGATATTAATACAGGTGGTATTATTTCTGCTGCTAGTTTGCCTGATTATAATTTAAATTTGTTTGCAAGAGGAATTAGTAATCAAGATTACCAAAAATTGAGAAGTAATCCTTTAAGACCAATGGTTAATAGAAATATTATGACAACTGTTCCTCCTGGCTCTATTTTTAAATTAGTTACAGGTACAGCAGCCATGAAAGAATTAGGAGTTAGAGCTAATACAAGTTTTTATGATTCAAATGGAACTTTTAAAATTCCTAATTGGTCTCGTCCATTTAAAAATTGGAATCCTTATGGAGAAGGCAGATTAGATTTTGTAAGATCAATTGCCCGTTCTAATAATGTAGTATTTTATGAACTAGGATATGAATTATATAAAGAATATCAAGGTGAAAAATTAGCAGAATATGCACGCAAATATGGATTAGGAACTAAAACTAATATTGATCTACCAAGTGAAAAAGCAGGCTTAGTTCCAGATGATAAGTGGAAAAGAAAGAATCTTGATCAGGGTTGGTATCCTGGGGATTCAGTTAATTTAGCTATTGGTCAAGGAAGTTTAATGACAACTCCAGTTCAATTAGTTTCTCTTATTTCAGCTGTAGCAGGAGAAGGTATTGCCTATCAACCTCAGTTAGTAAAAGAAATTAGAAATTCAGAGGGAGAAATAATAAAAGAATTTAAACCAGTAGTTAATATCAATTTAAAAAGTGAAATTGAAAACAGAGTTTTTAAAACTCTAAAACAGGGAATGCATGATGTTGTTAATAAAAATTATGGGACTGCATCTAGACATTTTAGACATTTTCCAGTTACTATTGCTGGTAAAACAGGTACTGCTCAAACTGGAGGAGCTAACCATGGTTGGTTTGGAGCTTTTGCCCCTTATGAAGACCCGCAAATTGCAATAGTAGTTTTTGTTGAAAATGGGGGATCAAGTGGTTATGCAATTCCTGTTGCTAGAGAAATAATGGCTTATTATTTTGGTCTAAAAAATTCTAAAAACCAAAAGAATAGAGTTTATTACCATAGTCGTGAAAATATTTATTAA
- the mreD gene encoding rod shape-determining protein MreD: MKKYLFNLLILIFLLICQLLIGIIFPALNLIPDFILIYVVMRAIMFGAKDGMLFAATGGILQDVFLNSLIGIFTPVKTAIAFLASLLTDRFFQENLLIPPLAVFIATLIHEILYLLLKENYLFTTDYLLLFKQIILPMAILNTTITFISYLSYLLWQRWNLNG; this comes from the coding sequence TTGAAAAAATACCTATTTAATCTATTAATTTTAATTTTTCTTTTAATTTGTCAGCTCTTAATAGGTATCATTTTTCCAGCTTTAAACTTAATACCTGATTTTATCTTAATTTATGTAGTAATGAGAGCTATTATGTTTGGTGCTAAAGATGGAATGCTATTTGCTGCAACTGGTGGGATTTTACAGGATGTTTTTTTAAATTCTTTAATTGGTATTTTCACCCCAGTTAAAACTGCTATAGCTTTTTTAGCATCTTTGTTAACAGATAGATTTTTTCAGGAAAATTTATTGATCCCACCTTTAGCAGTTTTTATAGCAACTTTAATTCATGAAATATTATATTTATTGCTTAAAGAAAATTATTTATTTACAACCGATTATTTACTATTGTTTAAACAAATAATTTTACCAATGGCTATTTTAAATACTACAATTACTTTTATTAGCTATTTAAGCTATTTGCTTTGGCAAAGGTGGAATTTAAATGGATAG
- the mreC gene encoding rod shape-determining protein MreC, with amino-acid sequence MYLLFDFSRNTLIIAVIIFCVLFFSLINIKGIDIPLINWLSNLIYNTITPILNLLESIFENIKDFFVTLFSIDEINRELTNLRQENNTLTRQIHFLENINSENKRLRKLLHFKEKVDYELLGAEVIANSPSIWDKSITINRGTADGLQKRMPVITYSGYLVGRLEKVGKNAAQVRLITDREFVVGAIIARADSREIALVRGSGRSDQANIMDNIAWDAEIEKGDLVLTSGLSNNFPSGLKIGKVKDIEADNYGLSQKSKVNLFINKTTLEEVMVITNFKTKAENKVNPKKDINSNEESEKDAKIGENKD; translated from the coding sequence GTGTACCTGTTGTTTGACTTTAGCAGGAATACTTTAATTATAGCAGTTATTATTTTTTGTGTTTTATTTTTTAGTTTGATCAATATTAAAGGTATAGATATCCCCTTAATAAATTGGTTGAGTAATTTAATTTATAATACGATTACTCCAATTTTAAATTTATTAGAAAGTATATTTGAAAATATTAAAGATTTTTTTGTTACCCTTTTTTCAATTGATGAGATAAACCGAGAACTTACCAATTTAAGACAGGAAAATAATACACTCACAAGACAGATTCACTTTCTAGAAAATATTAACAGTGAAAATAAAAGATTAAGAAAACTGCTTCATTTTAAAGAAAAAGTGGATTATGAGTTATTAGGGGCAGAGGTAATAGCTAATTCTCCTTCCATTTGGGACAAAAGTATTACCATTAATCGTGGTACTGCAGATGGTTTACAAAAAAGAATGCCAGTAATAACTTATTCTGGCTATTTAGTTGGTCGTTTAGAAAAAGTAGGTAAAAATGCTGCTCAAGTGAGATTGATTACAGATCGCGAATTTGTAGTAGGAGCTATTATTGCTCGGGCTGATTCGAGAGAGATTGCTTTGGTTAGAGGTAGTGGTCGTTCTGATCAAGCAAATATAATGGATAATATAGCTTGGGATGCTGAAATTGAAAAAGGTGATCTTGTTTTAACTTCAGGTTTATCTAATAATTTTCCTTCTGGTTTAAAAATTGGAAAAGTTAAAGATATTGAGGCAGATAATTATGGTCTTTCTCAAAAATCTAAAGTTAACTTATTTATCAATAAAACTACTTTAGAAGAGGTAATGGTCATTACAAATTTTAAAACTAAAGCAGAAAATAAAGTTAATCCTAAAAAAGATATTAATAGTAATGAGGAAAGTGAAAAAGATGCAAAAATTGGAGAAAATAAAGATTAA
- a CDS encoding rod shape-determining protein, producing MVFKFLSAPFSRDMGVDLGTANTLVYIKGKGILIREPSVVALKKDKQEVLAVGNEAKRMIGRTPGNIIAVRPMKDGVIADFDVTESMLRYFITKAHKRSRMVRPRIIICVPSGVTEVEKRAVIDAAVHAGAREAYLIEEPMAAAIGAGLPVHEPTGNMIVDIGGGTTEVAVISLGGIVTSRSIRIGGDDMDAAIVQYVKRKYNLMIGERTAEEIKIDIGAAFSDDPEGTKEIRGRDLVSGLPKTIEINGAEIQSALEEPVINIIDAVKMTLEKTPPELASDVMDRGIILTGGGALLQGLDKLLIDETQMPVHIADNPLDCVAKGTGMALEEIDSLKKILITPKKLS from the coding sequence ATGGTTTTTAAATTTTTAAGTGCGCCATTCTCAAGGGATATGGGTGTTGACCTTGGGACAGCAAATACATTAGTTTATATTAAAGGTAAAGGGATTCTTATTCGAGAGCCTTCAGTTGTGGCTCTAAAAAAAGATAAACAAGAAGTACTTGCTGTTGGAAATGAAGCAAAGAGAATGATTGGTAGAACACCTGGGAATATTATTGCAGTCAGGCCAATGAAAGACGGAGTAATTGCTGATTTTGATGTTACAGAGTCAATGTTAAGATATTTTATAACTAAGGCTCATAAAAGAAGTAGAATGGTTAGACCACGAATAATCATCTGTGTTCCTTCTGGAGTTACAGAAGTAGAGAAAAGAGCTGTTATTGATGCTGCAGTTCATGCTGGAGCAAGAGAAGCCTATTTGATTGAAGAACCGATGGCAGCAGCAATTGGAGCTGGTCTACCAGTTCACGAGCCAACAGGTAATATGATAGTTGATATTGGTGGTGGAACTACAGAAGTTGCTGTTATTTCTTTAGGTGGAATTGTAACAAGCCGTTCTATTAGAATTGGTGGTGATGATATGGATGCCGCTATTGTTCAATATGTTAAAAGAAAATATAATTTAATGATTGGGGAAAGAACAGCTGAAGAAATCAAAATTGATATTGGAGCCGCTTTTAGTGATGATCCAGAAGGAACTAAAGAAATTAGAGGTCGTGATTTAGTAAGTGGCCTGCCAAAAACAATTGAAATCAATGGAGCAGAAATTCAAAGTGCTTTAGAAGAACCAGTTATTAATATTATTGATGCAGTAAAAATGACTTTAGAAAAAACACCACCAGAATTAGCTTCAGATGTTATGGATAGAGGAATTATTTTAACAGGTGGTGGTGCCTTATTACAGGGGCTGGATAAATTGTTAATTGATGAAACTCAAATGCCAGTTCATATTGCTGATAATCCTTTAGACTGTGTAGCTAAAGGAACAGGCATGGCTTTAGAGGAAATTGATTCTTTGAAAAAAATTCTAATTACACCCAAAAAATTATCTTAG
- the radC gene encoding RadC family protein: protein MEGLKSNFTIKELPAAERPREKLLRKGSKFLSNAELLALIIRTGNKERTAVELAQDLLNLYGGLKGLQDLSCEELKKINGIGTAKAAQINALIELSCRISALKNQKNDLVSNPIQAAELLAAEMRFLKQEVLRVILLDVKNKVISVPEISRGGLSSSIVHPREVFKEAIRRSSAAIILVHNHPSGDPTPSADDLSITKKLVKTGKIIGIEIIDHIIIAGDKYLSFKEKGLF from the coding sequence ATGGAAGGTTTAAAAAGTAACTTTACCATCAAAGAATTACCAGCAGCAGAAAGACCAAGAGAAAAACTATTAAGAAAAGGAAGTAAATTTTTATCAAACGCTGAATTGCTAGCTTTAATTATTAGAACAGGTAATAAAGAAAGAACTGCAGTTGAACTAGCTCAAGATTTACTTAATCTTTATGGGGGCTTAAAGGGTTTACAAGATTTAAGTTGTGAAGAACTAAAAAAGATTAATGGAATCGGGACAGCCAAAGCAGCTCAAATAAATGCTCTAATTGAGTTAAGCTGCAGAATTTCTGCTTTAAAAAACCAAAAAAATGATTTGGTAAGTAATCCAATTCAAGCAGCAGAATTATTAGCAGCTGAAATGAGATTTTTAAAGCAGGAAGTTTTAAGAGTTATCTTACTTGATGTTAAAAATAAGGTAATTTCTGTACCTGAAATTTCTCGAGGTGGTCTTTCAAGTTCAATTGTTCATCCCAGAGAGGTTTTTAAAGAAGCAATTCGACGTAGTAGTGCAGCAATAATTTTAGTTCATAATCATCCTAGTGGTGATCCAACTCCTAGTGCTGACGATTTAAGTATTACTAAAAAACTAGTCAAAACAGGAAAAATTATTGGAATAGAAATAATTGATCATATTATTATTGCTGGTGATAAATATTTAAGCTTTAAAGAAAAAGGTTTATTTTAA